Proteins from one Silurus meridionalis isolate SWU-2019-XX chromosome 3, ASM1480568v1, whole genome shotgun sequence genomic window:
- the slc5a3b gene encoding sodium/myo-inositol cotransporter produces the protein MAASMEVADIAVVALYFILVLGIGFFAMWKANRSSVSGYFLAGRNMNWLVVGASLFVSNIGSEHFIGLAGSGAASGFAVGAWEFNALILLQLLGWVFIPVYIHCGVYTMPEYLSKRYGGNRLKVYFAGLSLLLYIFTKLSVDLYAGALFIHESLGWNLYISIILLIAMTALLTVTGGLVAVIYTDTIQAILMISGALSLTAISMIKVGGLNGVREKYMEAVPNVTAILARYNYSFEYTNSCRIHPKPDSLKLLRGPLDEDIPWPGFLLGQTPASIWYWCADQVIVQRVLAAKNIVHAKGSTLMAGMLKILPMFIIVIPGMISRILFADELACISPEHCMAVCQSQAGCSNIAYPRLVMSVMPVGLRGLMMAVMIAALMSDLDSIFNSASTIFTLDIYKMVRKCASSQELVLVGRLFVIIMVGISIAWVPVIIEMQGGQMYLYIQEMAGYLTPPIAALFLLGIFWKRCNETGAFWGGMTGFVLGTTRLILSFIYREPRCDQPDERPVFITHVHYMYIAAGLFWISGLIAVVVSLCTPPPTKDKTERTTMWGLRKMQKLQVTERKEMYKLTNKSSALCNGNFQQKDLSLDVHKEKCLDGSEIKLLMPRPSEEDPTTPSTEAPTPVETYCNGHAELVEQKDEDKSESGSFLCLFDWICKHKGETAASTAKVSEEDEFIIKEMLYEPPKIKILLNCCLVVVCSVGVLMFIYFSL, from the coding sequence atggCGGCATCAATGGAGGTAGCAGACATTGCAGTTGTTGCACTTTATTTCATCCTTGTCCTTGGCATTGGCTTCTTTGCTATGTGGAAGGCCAACCGCAGCAGTGTAAGTGGTTACTTCCTGGCTGGACGAAATATGAACTGGTTGGTGGTTGGCGCATCACTGTTCGTCAGCAACATTGGCAGTGAGCATTTTATTGGCCTGGCTGGCTCAGGGGCAGCAAGTGGTTTTGCTGTAGGTGCCTGGGAGTTCAACGCGCTCATTCTCCTTCAGCTTTTGGGCTGGGTATTCATCCCAGTTTATATCCACTGTGGGGTGTACACAATGCCAGAATACCTCTCAAAGCGCTATGGAGGAAATCGGTTAAAGGTGTACTTTGCCGGACTTTCCCTTCTGCTGTACATCTTCACCAAATTGTCAGTGGACTTGTATGCAGGAGCTCTTTTCATCCATGAGTCCCTAGGCTGGAATCTCTACATTTCAATCATTCTGCTCATTGCCATGACAGCACTGCTGACAGTAACAGGTGGCCTGGTTGCTGTAATCTACACTGACACCATTCAGGCCATACTTATGATCAGTGGAGCTCTGAGCCTTACAGCCATCAGTATGATCAAGGTGGGCGGACTAAATGGTGTTAGAGAGAAATACATGGAGGCTGTTCCAAATGTCACTGCCATTCTTGCCAGGTACAATTACAGTTTTGAGTACACCAATTCCTGTCGTATCCACCCAAAGCCGGATTCTCTCAAGCTCCTACGAGGGCCTCTTGATGAGGACATCCCTTGGCCTGGGTTCCTGTTAGGCCAAACTCCAGCATCCATCTGGTACTGGTGTGCTGACCAGGTCATAGTCCAAAGAGTACTTGCTGCTAAGAACATTGTCCATGCAAAGGGCTCCACCCTAATGGCAGGCATGCTGAAGATTCTTCCCATGTTCATCATTGTTATCCCAGGAATGATCTCCAGGATACTGTTTGCAGATGAGCTGGCATGTATTAGCCCTGAGCACTGCATGGCAGTGTGTCAAAGTCAGGCTGGCTGCTCTAACATTGCCTACCCCCGACTGGTCATGAGCGTAATGCCAGTGGGCTTAAGAGGATTGATGATGGCTGTTATGATCGCTGCACTCATGAGTGACTTGGACTCTATCTTCAACAGTGCCAGCACCATATTCACCCTGGACATCTACAAGATGGTGCGCAAGTGTGCCTCCTCTCAAGAGCTGGTTCTCGTCGGCCGATTGTTTGTGATCATCATGGTTGGCATCAGCATTGCTTGGGTACCAGTTATCATTGAGATGCAAGGTGGTCAAATGTATTTGTACATCCAAGAAATGGCAGGATACCTTACACCACCCATTGCTGCACTCTTTCTACTTGGAATCTTCTGGAAGCGTTGCAATGAAACGGGTGCCTTCTGGGGTGGCATGACTGGCTTTGTTCTGGGTACCACACGTCTTATCCTTAGTTTCATCTATCGTGAGCCTCGCTGTGATCAGCCAGATGAGCGACCGGTCTTCATTACTCATGTCCATTATATGTACATAGCTGCTGGGCTGTTCTGGATCTCAGGTCTAATAGCTGTGGTAGTCAGTCTTTGTACTCCTCCTCCAACCAAAGACAAAACTGAGCGCACCACCATGTGGGGACTCCGCAAAATGCAAAAGCTCCAAGTGACTGAGCGGAAGGAGATGTACAAGCTGACAAATAAAAGTTCTGCCCTCTGCAATGGTAACTTTCAACAAAAAGACCTGTCTCTTGATGTCCATAAAGAAAAGTGTCTTGATGGATCTGAAATTAAACTCCTCATGCCTCGCCCTAGTGAAGAGGATCCTACAACCCCCAGCACAGAGGCACCAACCCCAGTGGAGACATACTGCAATGGGCATGCAGAGTTGGTAGAGCAAAAAGATGAAGACAAAAGCGAGTCGGGGTCATTCTTGTGCCTTTTTGATTGGATTTGTAAACATAAGGGAGAGACAGCAGCATCAACAGCAAAAGTCAGTGAAGAAGATGAATTTATCATCAAGGAGATGCTTTATGAACCCCCCAAAATCAAGATTTTATTAAACTGCTGTTTGGTGGTAGTCTGTTCTGTTGGTGTCCTCATGTTTATCTACTTTTCCCTGTAA